The Tenacibaculum sp. MAR_2010_89 sequence TATTTACATTCACTTTTAATATTTTCGGCTTATGTAGTATTTTAAAAGTACTCCTTAGTTTTCTTACAACATTGTCCTTAATTCCAGAAACTTCGTTTAATTGTGACACAAAAGTAAACCCTTGTATTCTACTTCTATAATTTAATAATTTTTGAGCTAACTCTTGATCCCCCACACAATTCACCACATCTCTTAATGTGACCTTATTTATATCAATACTTGAGAACCTAATAACCTCTTCAAATTCTTTTTGCTTCGCACTAGATCTGCTTATATTTTCAGCGTCATTTCTTTTTTTCAGATTTCTCTTAGTTACCCAATCAGGAAATTTAAAATAAGGCGCTATTTTAAAAAATAAACTATCCGATATTTTTGTTACTTGTTGAAATTCCTTTTTTGAATTTATAAATCTTCCTCTTTTTCTAAACTCATGTAATCTATCTATTTCATCTATAGACATTCCTAATTTACTCCCTTTGTAGTCAGAAATATAATTAGGATTAAACCGATATAACTTAGGTCCTTTCTTTTTAAGTTTATCTTCCCTTAGGCTATCTATTTCTTTAAAAAAAACTGCTAATTCATTTTTATCTAAATCTTCAGTTTCTTCTTCATGAAAATTTACAAATACATATATAGCTTGCAACAGGACAATAAGAATTATTAAAAAGAAAATCCCATTTCTTTGGCTTTTAGTATACCAGAAATGGGATTTGAATAACTTCATTTTATATGGAATATTTTAAGCTTTCATAACTCCGATAGCTTTCAAATACTTAGATAACTCTTCACGAACTTTAGGGAACAAGAAGCATAATCCTATCACATTTGGAACTGCCATTGCAAATATCATTGCATCAGAAAAATCAGTAACAGCACCTAAACTCGCAGCTGAACCTATAATTACAAATAAACAAAATAAGATTTTATATGCATAATCAGACGCTTTTGAACGACCAAATAAGAACATCCATCCTTGTAACCCATAGTATGACCAAGACAACATAGTTGAAAAAGCAAATAACACAACTGCTATTGTTAAAATATAAGGAAACCATGGTAATACAGAAGCAAAGGCCTTAGAAGTAGCTAAAACTCCATCAGGTGATTTTACTCCATATGTCATTATATCACCATTTCCGTTTGTAATAATAATTACTAATGCTGTCATTGTACAAACCACCACAGTATCAATAAAAGGCTCTAATAGAGCAACCAACCCTTCAGATGCAGGATATTTTGTTTTTACTGCTGAATGTGCAATCGCAGCTGAACCTACTCCAGCTTCATTTGAAAATGCAGCTCTTTGAAAACCAATAATTAGCACTCCAAGTAAACCACCTGAAATACCTTTAGCATTAAATGCTCCATCAAAAATTTGACCGAAAGCATCTCCTATTTTAGAAAAATTAGCAACTAAAATTATAACTGCTGCTAAAAAATATATTCCTACCATAAAAGGTACAATCTTCTCAGTAATATTTCCAATTCTTTTAATTCCTCCGATAATTACTACAGCTACTAAAACTGCCATAATAATACCAAAAATTAAGGCTGTAGATAAATCGTTAGATCCAATCATACTTCCAAATTGTTGAGCTGCTTGATTAGCCTGGAACATATTTCCACCACCAAACGAACCACCAACAACCATAACTGCAAATACCACAGCTAACACTTTACCTAATCCACTTTTACCAACATCAGCTAAACCTTTTTTAAGGTAATACATTGGCCCTCCATAAATAGTTCCATCTTCACCTACATCACGGTACTTAACACCTAAAGTACACTCTACAAACTTTGACGACATTCCTAATAAACCAGCAACAATCATCCAAAAAGTAGCTCCAGGACCTCCTAATGATAAAGCTACTGCAACCCCTGCAATATTACCTAAACCAACAGTTCCTGACAAAGCAGCTGTTAACGCTTGAAAATGGGTCACCTCACCTTCATTGCCTTCAACTCTAATAGTTTCAATAGCATCACCTCCTGGAGTTGGGTCTCCTGCCATAACACCAGAAGTAGCGTGATCAACATCATCATACTTCCCTCTTACTATATTAATTGATGTAGGAAATAATCGAATATTTACAAACTTGAATATAATCGTAAAAATTAAACCCGCAGAAAGTAACATAATAATAACCAAAGGCATTTCAACTCCTCCACCTAGTTTTACTGGATAAAAAACAATGCTTCCCCAAGCATCTGCAACAGGTTTAAAACCTTCATTTATCTTTTCTGCTAGTCCTTTCTCTTGTGCAAAAGTTAACATTGGCATTATTAACATTAATAATGCTAGAAGTTTTTTCTTCATAATATAAATTATAAGTTAGTTTTTTTGAATTAGTGGATTGCAATATCTTAAAAAATTGAAGTTTTGCCAACTTTTATGCGTTAAATGTAGTTTTTAAGTTAATTTTTCTTTAAAGTTTTGTAAATCTTGTTTGAAATTTTCTGGTACAAAGTTTAATTGCTCAATACTCTTACTTAAATCAAAGCCTGTTTTAGCTGGTCTTGATGCTTTTTGATTTAAACTTTGAGTTGAAATAGGCTTAATCAAGTTTTTGTTTAAATCAAACACCTCAGCAATCTCCATAGCTATTTCATATATGCTTAATAGTTTTTTGGAAGACACATTAAATACTCCTTTTGCTTTTTTATCAATAGCTAATTTGCAAGCCAACGCCAAAGGTTCAACATAGGTTGGCATTCTATATTGATCATTAACTATAGTTACTTCCTTCCCTTCTTCTAAAGATTTTTTAACCCATAACACAATATTACTTCTAGACATATCGAATACCTTTCCATACACCAAAATTGTACGTAAAATTGTGTAATGTACTGATGAAGAAGTTAACAATTCTTCAGACTTAAGCTTTGACATTCCATAATAACTTAAAGGATTTGGGTCGTCAGTTTCTTTATAATATCCTTTTTCACCATCAAAAATAAAATCTGTTGATAAATGAATCAGATGAGCATTCGTTTTTTCAGCATATTCTTTAAGAAAATGAACTACATCTACATTAAGTTTATCGCATTCTTCTTTATTATCTTCGCAAGCATCAACATTTGTCATTGCTGCAGTATTAATAATAACATCAGGAGTATAGGTTTTCAGTTTTTCTTTCAATAACATTTCATCTGTTATATCAATCGAAACATATTCAAAATCATTTCTCCCACTCCTATTATCCCCTCTAGAAAAACCTATTACCTTATATTTATCTTTTTCATTTAATAGTAAACTAACCAAACTTTGACCAAGTAAACCATTACTTCCTGTTATCACAACTCTTTTCATTAAAACAACTCTCTTAATTTTGTTATTTGTTCTGGCCTTCCTAAAACAATTAAGTTAGCACCCGCTTTTAGTGTTACTGAAGCATCAGGATTAATAATATATTCTTTTTCAGAAGTTCTATACCCTATAACAGTACAACCTGTTTGCTTTCTTAAATCTAAATCTAAAATAGTTTTATCAATATATTCTTGTGGCAAATTATTAATTGCTATCTCTTCCAAATTAGCTGTCGTATCACCTTCAATAGTTAAACGATCTACAAACTCTATCACATCTGGTGTTACTACCAATGAAGCCATATGGGCACCCCCTAACTTATCTGGCATTATAACATTATCAGCACCTGCTATTTTTAATTTACTATACGAAGTTTCTTTAGAAGCTCTACTTATTATTTTACACTTTCTATTTAATTGTTTAGCAGTAAGTACTACAAATAAATTATCGGCATCAGAAGGTAAAGCTGTTATTAAATTACTAGCATTTAAAATTCCTGCTTTTATCAAAGTTTCATCAGTTGTTGCATCTCCTTCAATATTTAGTACACCATCGTTATCTAATCGTTGTATTATTGTTTGATTTTGCTCAACTACTACAAAATCTTTTTTATAACTTTTTAATTTAGCTATAGCCTGACGTCCATTTCTGCCATAACCACAAACAATAGTATGTCCTTTCAACTTCTCTATTTTTTTTTGCACTTTTTTAATTTTTAATTGATGAAAAAACTGGCCACTTATTAAATATTCTGAAAATGAAGATACCGCATATCCGAAAATAAACAAACTAGATAAAATAAGCCCTATTGTAAATATTTTTTCTCCAGTTCCAAACGGATGTACTTCTCCAAAACCAATAGTAGTTATAGTAATAATTGTCATATACAAACCATCCACAAAAGAATAGTCAAACAAAAAACAATACCCTCCTACTCCTACTAATAAAATTAATATGGAGAATAAAACAGCTTTATATAAACGTGATTGAAATATCGTATTCATTATAAATCAAAAACCGAAGTTCTTTTAGTGTAAATCATATCTTTTAACCTTAACAAGAACGCTAAAGTTAAATACAAGCCAAAAGAAAGACCGATAGTAACAAAAGAAATATAAATAAAAAATAATCGAACATTTACAGCTCTCATACCTAATCTATCCGCTAAACGCGATGATACATAAAATCCGTTTCTCTCAAAAAAATGTCGTGTTGAATGGATTATTCTCATTATACTATTTTTCTGTTTTAACTGCAAGATACTATTTTGTTTATATCTAGTAAACTAAAATACATAAGTATTGCTTAAATTTGCTTTTTTCTGTAAATAACTCACTTTGAAAGAGCAAGAATATATCGAAGTTTATGGAGCAAGAGCCCATAATTTAAAAAACATTGACGTTAAAATTCCTCGAGAAAAACTAGTTGTAATTACTGGTTTAAGTGGAAGTGGAAAATCATCATTAGCTTTTGATACCATATATGCTGAAGGACAACGAAGATATATAGAAACGTTTTCTGCATATGCTCGCCAATTTTTAGGTGGATTAGAACGTCCAGATGTAGATAAAATAGATGGTTTATCTCCTGTTATTTCTATTGAACAAAAAACAACTAATAAAAGTCCTAGGTCAACAGTTGGAACTATTACAGAAATTTATGACTTTTTACGTTTGTTGTTTTCACGTGCTGCTGATGCATATTCTTTTAACACAGGAGAAAAAATGGTTAGTTATTCTGACGACCAAATAAAAAACTTAATTTTAAAAGATTTCGATGGAAAACGAGTTGCTGTTCTTGCTCCATTAATTAAATCTAGAAAAGGTCATTACCGTGAGTTGTTTGAACAAATATCTAAACAAGGTTTTGTTAAAATTCGAGTTGATGGAGAAATTCGTGAGATTGAGAAAGGAATGAAGCTTGATCGCTATAAAACACACGATATAGAAGTTGTTATAGATAGACTACCCATTAGCAACGCTGCTGAAAAACGCTTAGAAGAAACCATTAAAACCGCTTTATACACTGGCAATAACATATTAATGGTTATTGATATTGACGATGATAAACCTAGATATTTTAGTAGGGAACTAATGTGCCCCACAACTGGTATTGCATATCCAAACCCTGAGCCAAATACATTTTCATTTAACTCACCAAAAGGTGCATGCAACTATTGCAATGGCTTGGGAATAACTAATGAAGTTAATTTTCAAAAAATAATTCCAGATGATAGTATTTCAATTAAAAATGGAGGTATTATTCCTTTAGGAGAACAAAAAAACAGTTGGATTTTTAAACAACTTCAAACCATTGCTGAACGTTATCAATTTAAACTAACTGATCCAATTAATAAAATACCTAAAGAAGCAAAAGGCATTATTTTAAATGGTGGTAAGGAATCATTTACCATTAAATCGAAAGCTGCTGGTGTTACACGAAAATATGAAATAGATTTTGAAGGGATCGTTGCTTTTATTGAAAACCAATATAAGGATACCGACAGTTCCTCTATTAAAAGATGGGCCAAAGGTTTTATGGACGAAGTTTCTTGCTCCGTTTGTGAAGGAAAACGATTAAAAAAAGAAGCTTTACATTTTAAAATTGTTAATAATAACATTAGTGATTTAGCACAAATGGATGTTACTGAACTTGCTAATTGGTTTAAAAACATAGAAAGTGAGTTCAGTGAAAAACAACTAAAAATTGCTTCTGAAATTTTAAAAGAAATCCGAACTCGAATTCAATTTTTATTAGATGTTGGTCTAGATTACTTAACCTTAGATAGAACCTCAAAATCTTTATCTGGTGGTGAAGCGCAACGTATTCGTTTGGCTACACAAATAGGATCTCAATTGGTTGGTGTTTTATATATTTTAGATGAACCTAGTATTGGACTTCATCAACGTGATAATGAAAAACTAATTAACTCATTGATTAAACTTCGTGATGTTGGAAATTCTGTTTTAGTAGTTGAACATGATGAAGATATGATTAAACATGCCGATTTTGTATTTGATATTGGTCCTGGTGCAGGAAGGCATGGTGGAGAAGTTGTAAGTCAAGGTACTTTTGAAGATTTAAAATCTCACAAAACCCTAACTGCTGATTATTTATCTAAAAGAAAAACAATTGAAGTTCCTACTAAAAGAAGAGAAGGGAATGGAAAAACCATAAAATTATCAGGAGCATCTGGAAATAACTTAAAAAATGTTTCTGTTGAATTTCCTTTAGGTAAAATGATTTGTGTTACGGGTGTTTCAGGTAGTGGAAAATCTACTTTAATTAATGAAACATTATACCCAATTTTAAATGCGCATATCTATAGAGGTGTAAAAAAACCTATGCCTTATAAAAAAATTGAAGGGTTAGAAAATGTAGATAAAGTAATTGATATTGATCAATCACCGATAGGTAGAACACCACGTTCAAACCCTGCAACTTATACTGGGGTTTTTGGTGAAATTAGAAGTTTATATGCTAAAACACCTGAAGCATCTATCCGTGGATACAAACCTGGACGATTTAGCTTTAATGTAAAAGGAGGTCGTTGTGAAACTTGTCAAGGTGGAGGTGTTCGTGTTATTGAAATGAACTTTTTACCTGATGTACATGTAGAATGTGAAACCTGCCAAGGAAAACGTTTTAATAGAGAAACTTTGGAGATTAGGTACAAAGGAAAATCTATTTCTGATGTATTAGAAATGACAATTAATGAAGCAGTTGATTTCTTTGAATTAATTCCGAAAATACATCGTAAATTAAAAACTATTCAAGATGTTGGTTTAGGCTACATTACCTTAGGACAACGATCTACCACATTATCAGGTGGAGAAGCACAACGTATAAAACTAGCTTCTGAACTTTCAAAAAGAGATACTGGAAATACTTTTTATATTTTAGATGAACCTACTACCGGTTTACATTTTGAAGATATTCGTGTTTTAATGGAAGTACTCAATAAACTAACCAACAAAGGGAATACGGTTTTAATTATTGAACACAATTTAGACGTAATAAAACTTGCCGACTATATTATTGATGTTGGTATGGAAGGTGGAAAAGGTGGTGGAAAAATATTAGTATCTGGAACTCCAGAAAAAGTAGCTAAACATAAAACGAGTTATACCGCTAAATTTTTAAAGAAAGAACTAAAAAAATAAAGTCAAAATAAAAAACAGTCATTACGAACGAAGTGAAGTAATCTCATTATAATTTCACAGATTACTTCAAAAGTAAACTTTCTCGTAATGACGTAAACAAAAACTAACTATAAACAATCATTACGAAAGAAGTGAAGTAATCTTTCTATAACTACAGAGTACTTCAAAAAACATTTTCTAGTAACGACGCTAACAAAGACTTAATAAAAATCGTCATTACGAATGAAATAAAGTAATCTCTCTATAATTACAGACCACTTAAAAAGTTAGTTTTCTCTTACAGACTTTAAACAATTAATATTAATTCAATTGCTCTAACAACTCTTGAGCTTTTTCCTTATTGTAATAGGCTTTGTCAATAATAAGATGCAGCACCTCTTTAGCTTCAGTTAACTTGTTTTGCTTTACCAATGAAAGTGATTTAAACCAATATCCTTTTTGAGCATCAATTAAATCGCTATTTATTAAACTGTCAAGTATTTTTTCAGCACTTATATAATCTTTTAACTCTATATGTGATATTGCTTTATACATATAAACAGCACTATTATTGTTTTTATCTTGTAATAAGCTCTTACCAAAAATCACCAATGCTTTTTTATAGTCTTTGTTTTTAAAACTCTTTTCTGCTTCAATTAAATTAACTTCTGTATCATTATCTCCTCTATTCACAAAAGTAGGAAGCGATGTCTGCGAAACATACTCATTATACAAGTCACCATAATTACTGTTCGGACTTCCAGTATTAAAAAACCTGAACACACCTACCAATAAGGCAATACTTGCTGCTACTGAAATAAAGAATAATGGTCTTATTTTTCCTTTTTTCTTGTTTTTAAAAGCATCACTTCCTTCTTTAATTGTTTTTTCGAAACTCTTAGCTTCAGTACCTTTAAAAAAAGCTTCTATTTCATCAACCTCATCGTTCTCATCTATTGAAAAATTCCACGAATCTTCATTATAAGAATCAAACAACTCTTTTTCAAAATCTACTTTAATTTTAAAATCTTCGTCAGTTTTTAGCCTATCCTCAAAAGCCTTTGTTTCTATTTCTGAAAGTTCGCCTTTAAAATAACGTTCAATTAATATATCTTCTTCCATCATCATACCACTTTTAATTTCATATACCTCACATCTCCCCTAATAAGTTCAGTCAGTTTCTTTTTACACTTAAAAACTCGCTGTCGTATAACTGTTTCAGAGTTATATTCAGTAGTTGCTAAAATTTCTGCATAGGGCACTTTAGCAAAAAAAAGATTTAAAATATTTCTACAATTTTCAGACAACATTCCTAATTTTTCTACAAACAATTCTTGTTTTTTAATTTCCAAATACGACAAGGCAGTATCCCTCTCTTCACTTACCTGTTCAATAACCTCATTATTTGTTACCCTATTTTTTCTTTTATTTAATTCTCTACGCCATAAATTTCTACAAACAGTATACAGAAACCCTTCAAAACTTGACTTTATTTCAAATTTTTCTTTTTTTAATCTAACCGCTATTTGTAGTAAAGCTTTTTGAAAAACATCCTCAGCATCTTCACTATTTCCTTTGTTTTGAAGAACAAATTGCTTTATACCATAAAAACTCTGTTCATAAATTGTTTTTATAACACTTGAATCATTCTTTTCTATAGCTTCTAAAAAAAACTTTCCTTCCATTTTAACTAGTTATCTGACAAAAATAAAAAAATTATATTTGCCCTTGGGTAACATTTGATGTTTTCATAAACATCAAGTTAAGAAAACAAAATATTTATAATCATGAAAAAAAGTAATTTTATTACAAAAACCTTAATTTTATTAGTAGCTATTGTTATTTGTAGTTTTACTACAAAAAAAACACTTTTTAACAATGTAACAAAAAATAGCATTATTAATTTTGTTGAAGAGAAAAAAGAAATACTTCCTAGCGGAGGTGTATTAATTGTATATAATGAAGGTACAACTGAACAAGAAAAAAAAACAATAACTAACTGTATTGGTAAAAGTGATTTACTAAGTATAAAAGCTATTATAAAATGTGCAGAAAACCCTAATGCTGAGATTATATATTTCCAAAGAGGCTTCTCTATTTTTACTCAAGGAGATGATACCACTACAGACGGAGATGACCAACCTCAACTAGGAATAAATCCTCAAGATGTATTTAATGCTATTTCTAATTGTAGTAATGGAAAAGTCTTACTATACTCACTGAATCTAAACTGTTCTGATTCACAAACTTTATCTGGAAGTTTAGCACCAAACCCAGGAAGATAAAATGAAAACAACTCTACTTCTTTTTCTTTTTATCTTTCCTTTTCAAAACACCATTTCTCAATTTAATTATAAGGAAGTTTTAGCTAGAGATAGTTTAAACAAAATTATGGAAGAAGAAGTAGATAATTTATTAAAATCTATTATAATAAAAGACTCTACTTATGCACAAATAGCACATGCTTATTCTTATTTTTTTCATAAAAAAAGAAAAAACTATAAACTAGCTATTAAATATGCACTTATTGAAATAAAAACTTTAGAAGATTTAAATCTTAACTCTAAAGAATATACTAATGCATTATATAATTTAGGTAATTTTTATTACATATCACAACAATACAACAAAGCTATTGAATATTATAATAAAGCCATTAAATCAAATGCATTTCCTAAAAAAATTGCTCAATCATACTGCCAAATAGCTAAGTACCAAAGAATAAAAGGAGATTTCTACATGTCTCTTCAATACTATTTTAAAGGTTTACCTTTGTTAGAGAAATTTGGATCTAAAAAAAGTATAATATTACATTATCTATCATTATCTAATACATGCAATAAATTAAATACTAAAAAAAGTTCAGATATTAATTTTTTTTATCTGAAGAAAGCTGATAGTATCCTCACAAAACTACCTAAATCAAAAATAAAAAATAAAATGCGGTTTGATTTAAACAACTATTTCGCTATACTTTATACAAATGAATATAAATATAACTTTCAAAAAGCTAAAAATTATTACTTAAATAACCTAAACGAGAGTTTTAAAACAGGTATTAAAAGAAATATTGCTATTTCTAATTTAAACTTAGGAGAACTTTATTTAAACGAAAAAAAAGATAGCTGTCTTTATTTTTTTAAAAAAAGTATAGAATATGATTCTATTAATAAACTATACATACATGATACCTATAAAAATATAGCTTCTTTTTACATCTATAAAAAAGATTTTTCAGGAGCATTAAAAAACATACAAAAATCAATAAACTATAATTTTAAAGTAAAGGAGAACAACTTAATAAAACATCTAAGTAATAATAAAATATTAAACACTTTAGATAAAAACACAATTCGAAATTCTTTAAAAACCAAAACAGAAATTCTTATACAGCTTTATAATACTACTCAAAATAAAGAATATTTACAAAAAGCAATTGACAATGTACAACTCACCAATAAAATAGTAAACATTCTCATTAATTATAGTACAGAAGCTAACACAAAATACTTGTGGCGAAAAGAAATTTCAGAAACATTTAATTTAGGTATTTATTCAGCTTATTTATTAAACGATTCAAAATTAATGTTTGAGTTAATGGAAAAAAATAAAGCTTTTTTATTAGCGTTAAATATTAATGAAAATATAAAACTCACCAATTTACCTGATGAAGTTTCAAAAAAAAATAACGTATTTAAAAAAGATATTTTTCAGTTAGAAAGTGAAACAGAAATACATAAAGCTTCAAAGAAAAAAGATTCTTTATTTGATTTAAAAGTAAGCTACCAAAACTTTAAAGACTCTATTCAAAAAATATACCCGCAGTTTAGTAATCAAAACAACGAAATTCAACAAGTTTCTTTTAATCAAGTAAAAAGTAACTTACATAAAAACGATATTAAACTATACTATACACTAAATACTAGTAACGTAGATGCTAATAAGCAATCAATGTTAGGGCTACTAATTGCTAAGAACAAGGATATTCATTTTAAAATAAAAAATATTGATAGCGTTTTATTAGGGATTACTGAATACAAAAAACTAATTTCAAAACCAATTACTCAAAAACAAGAGTTAGCACGTTTTAAAAAGGTTTCGTATTCACTCTATAACCAGTTATTTCCTACTAAAGAAATTAAAGATCTTATTAAAAATAAAAATATTAGTATTGTTAGTGATGTTTCTCTAGAAAACATTCCTTTTGAAGCTTTTAATACTAGTAGCACTGGTTTACAGTATTTAGTAAACGATTGTAATATTAGCTATACTTACTCTAGCTCATTTTCTGAGTTTAATAAAAGTAGAGATAGAAAAACAAATAAAGACGTTGTTGTTTTCGCTCCTGTTAATTTTAAAAACACCGAATTATTATCTTTAGAGAATACAGAAAAAGAAGCTGCTATTATTTCAAATTTAATAGACGGAGATAGTTTTACAAACAGTAATGCTACAAAAGAAAATTTTGTTCGTAAAACGAGTAATGCTAAAATCATCCATTTAGCAACACATGCTACTGCTACTAGCAATCCGAGCATTCAGTTTTTTAATGATAATTTAAAGTTACACGAACTCTACACCTACAAAAACAACGCTGATTTAGTTGTTTTAAGTGCCTGTGAAACCAATATTGGAGAGTTAAAACAAGGTGAAGGTGTTTTAAACTTAGCTAGAGGTTTCTTTCATTCTGGAGCTAATGCCGTGGTTTCTTCTACTTGGAAAATTAATGACGCTAGCTCTTCATACATCATGAAAGAGTTTTATACAAATTTAAAAAACAAACAATCAAAGTCTGAAGCGCTTAATAATGCGAAACGTACCTACTTAAAAAATCATAGCCTATCAGAACAGTCTCCTTATTATTGGGCTTCATTTGTATTAATTGGTGATACTTCTCCTGTTTTTACTACTAATTATTTTTATTATGTAGGTATTCTTTTTATTATTGGTTTATTGTTGTTTTTCTATTTTAGGAGAAGAAATAAATCACAATAACAGATAAAAATTGCTATTTAAAACCAACACATATAGAATACAGCTTTTTATTGTTACTTTATTGTTTTTCCTT is a genomic window containing:
- a CDS encoding CHAT domain-containing protein; protein product: MKTTLLLFLFIFPFQNTISQFNYKEVLARDSLNKIMEEEVDNLLKSIIIKDSTYAQIAHAYSYFFHKKRKNYKLAIKYALIEIKTLEDLNLNSKEYTNALYNLGNFYYISQQYNKAIEYYNKAIKSNAFPKKIAQSYCQIAKYQRIKGDFYMSLQYYFKGLPLLEKFGSKKSIILHYLSLSNTCNKLNTKKSSDINFFYLKKADSILTKLPKSKIKNKMRFDLNNYFAILYTNEYKYNFQKAKNYYLNNLNESFKTGIKRNIAISNLNLGELYLNEKKDSCLYFFKKSIEYDSINKLYIHDTYKNIASFYIYKKDFSGALKNIQKSINYNFKVKENNLIKHLSNNKILNTLDKNTIRNSLKTKTEILIQLYNTTQNKEYLQKAIDNVQLTNKIVNILINYSTEANTKYLWRKEISETFNLGIYSAYLLNDSKLMFELMEKNKAFLLALNINENIKLTNLPDEVSKKNNVFKKDIFQLESETEIHKASKKKDSLFDLKVSYQNFKDSIQKIYPQFSNQNNEIQQVSFNQVKSNLHKNDIKLYYTLNTSNVDANKQSMLGLLIAKNKDIHFKIKNIDSVLLGITEYKKLISKPITQKQELARFKKVSYSLYNQLFPTKEIKDLIKNKNISIVSDVSLENIPFEAFNTSSTGLQYLVNDCNISYTYSSSFSEFNKSRDRKTNKDVVVFAPVNFKNTELLSLENTEKEAAIISNLIDGDSFTNSNATKENFVRKTSNAKIIHLATHATATSNPSIQFFNDNLKLHELYTYKNNADLVVLSACETNIGELKQGEGVLNLARGFFHSGANAVVSSTWKINDASSSYIMKEFYTNLKNKQSKSEALNNAKRTYLKNHSLSEQSPYYWASFVLIGDTSPVFTTNYFYYVGILFIIGLLLFFYFRRRNKSQ